One window of Campylobacter avium LMG 24591 genomic DNA carries:
- a CDS encoding amino acid ABC transporter permease, with product MLELFSVNYLSRLFDGLLLTLEISFFSILISSFGGLVFGILMSLNNKIIYIFCRFCLEFVRVMPLIVWLFVVYFGLSRWFGLNLSALASTILVFSIWGIFEMMDLVRASLASIAKHQFESALSLGFTRLQTYLYIILPQALRRLTPMSMNLLTRMIKSSTFAFLIGVAELVKVGQQIIEANHSFVYASFVIYGLIFFVFFLLCYPLSLYSKFLEKKWS from the coding sequence ATGCTTGAGCTTTTTTCTGTAAATTATCTTTCTCGTTTATTTGATGGGCTTTTGCTTACCTTAGAAATTTCCTTTTTTTCTATACTGATTTCTTCTTTTGGAGGGCTTGTTTTTGGAATTTTGATGTCTTTAAACAATAAAATTATTTATATCTTTTGTAGATTTTGTCTTGAATTTGTCCGTGTTATGCCCTTAATCGTCTGGCTTTTTGTGGTTTATTTTGGTTTATCTCGTTGGTTTGGGCTAAATTTAAGTGCTTTAGCTTCTACTATCTTGGTTTTTAGCATTTGGGGAATTTTTGAGATGATGGATTTAGTGCGTGCCTCACTTGCTAGTATAGCTAAACATCAGTTTGAATCAGCCCTTTCTTTAGGCTTTACAAGGCTTCAAACCTATCTTTACATCATCTTGCCCCAAGCCTTAAGAAGACTTACTCCAATGAGTATGAATTTACTTACTAGAATGATAAAATCAAGCACCTTTGCTTTTTTAATAGGAGTTGCAGAGCTTGTAAAAGTAGGACAGCAGATAATAGAAGCAAATCACAGCTTCGTTTATGCCTCTTTCGTAATATATGGGCTTATCTTTTTTGTATTTTTCTTGCTTTGCTATCCTCTTTCTTTGTATTCTAAATTTTTAGAGAAAAAATGGAGTTAA
- a CDS encoding amino acid ABC transporter ATP-binding protein, whose protein sequence is MSILELKNLHKFYGENEVLKGINLEVEKSEVAVILGPSGCGKSTLLRCINGLENIASGEIIIDKELITKDYKNWTKIRQKVGMVFQSYELFDHLTVEQNILLAPMKVEKRKKDEVLEEAKMWLDKVGLLQKLKSYPKELSGGQKQRIAIVRSLCMNPDIMLFDEVTAALDPEIVREVLEVMLSLAREGLTMLIVTHEMAFARAVADKIVFMDDGKIVEISKPDLFFENPSTDRARKFLNLFDYHK, encoded by the coding sequence ATGAGTATATTAGAGCTTAAAAATTTGCATAAATTTTATGGAGAAAATGAGGTTTTAAAGGGTATAAATTTAGAGGTTGAAAAGAGCGAGGTTGCTGTTATCTTAGGACCTAGTGGTTGTGGTAAATCTACTCTTTTAAGATGTATAAATGGGCTTGAAAACATAGCTAGTGGAGAAATTATCATAGACAAAGAGCTTATAACTAAGGATTATAAAAATTGGACAAAGATAAGACAAAAAGTAGGTATGGTTTTTCAGTCTTATGAGCTTTTTGACCATTTAACTGTTGAGCAAAATATACTTCTTGCACCAATGAAGGTTGAAAAAAGAAAAAAAGATGAGGTTTTAGAAGAAGCTAAGATGTGGCTTGATAAGGTTGGGCTTTTACAAAAACTTAAATCCTATCCAAAAGAATTAAGTGGAGGACAAAAGCAAAGGATAGCCATAGTCAGAAGTCTTTGTATGAATCCTGATATAATGCTTTTTGATGAGGTTACTGCTGCACTTGATCCAGAAATTGTAAGAGAGGTTTTAGAGGTTATGCTAAGCCTCGCAAGAGAGGGACTTACTATGCTTATAGTAACTCACGAAATGGCCTTTGCAAGGGCTGTGGCTGATAAGATTGTTTTTATGGATGATGGAAAAATAGTAGAGATTTCAAAACCAGATCTTTTTTTTGAAAATCCAAGCACAGATAGGGCTAGGAAATTTTTGAATTTATTTGATTATCACAAGTAG
- a CDS encoding glycosyltransferase family 25 protein — protein sequence MRVFIINLARSADRKEAMQKRINELYLKDKTLKSKLSFEFFEAIDGKNEANLKAFDEYIDDKKANLLRGGALSSSEKACFASHLMLWKKCIELDESIIILEDDVIFKNEFLEFIDEFINSPYDFVRLMALKKLKGVIYLNEHHILTTRRASGTQGYLLRPAAAIKFLKKAKFFYPLDDYMDKFFLHDVFIIVFKPYLISMHFEQSTINMGKKSAIINTHREIMRFVYRVISFLYIIFNRKKIKELKNLAKN from the coding sequence ATGAGAGTTTTTATCATAAATTTAGCTAGGTCAGCGGATAGAAAAGAAGCTATGCAAAAAAGAATAAATGAGCTTTATTTAAAGGATAAAACCTTAAAATCTAAGCTAAGTTTTGAATTTTTTGAAGCTATTGACGGAAAAAATGAAGCAAATTTAAAAGCTTTTGATGAGTATATAGATGATAAAAAAGCAAATTTGCTAAGGGGGGGGGCGTTAAGTTCTAGTGAAAAAGCGTGCTTTGCTTCTCATTTGATGCTTTGGAAAAAATGCATAGAGCTTGATGAAAGCATCATTATACTAGAAGATGATGTGATTTTTAAAAATGAATTTTTAGAATTTATAGATGAGTTTATAAATTCTCCTTATGATTTTGTGCGTTTAATGGCTTTAAAAAAGCTTAAGGGCGTGATTTATCTAAACGAACATCATATATTGACAACCAGAAGAGCTAGTGGCACTCAAGGTTATCTTTTAAGACCAGCGGCTGCGATTAAATTTTTAAAAAAAGCTAAATTTTTTTATCCTTTAGATGATTATATGGATAAATTTTTTCTACACGATGTTTTTATAATTGTCTTCAAGCCTTATCTTATATCAATGCATTTTGAACAAAGCACCATAAATATGGGAAAAAAATCAGCTATTATAAATACTCATAGAGAAATTATGAGGTTTGTGTATAGAGTAATAAGCTTTTTATATATCATTTTCAATCGTAAAAAGATAAAAGAGCTTAAAAATTTGGCTAAGAATTAA
- a CDS encoding uroporphyrinogen-III synthase — translation MIYLISAKAHNFKGVENICLSKIKLNKIKVNLKDFDTLITSSKNALKSLLKSECELNLKMQILTLSKESAQDFKKLAFKNVKTPKKAYMKDLLNEFQNELKDKKILYLRAKKVSFDLAKKAKNLNIKEIIAYENVYKKHRIKNLVRPCIFIFTSFDLADTFLKYYEIKDDDKIVAIGSSTALRLKEFKNIFISKKANIKECVKLARKLEKINS, via the coding sequence ATGATTTATCTAATATCAGCGAAGGCTCATAATTTTAAGGGTGTAGAAAATATCTGCCTTTCTAAGATAAAGCTTAACAAAATAAAGGTGAATTTAAAGGACTTTGATACCCTTATAACAAGCTCTAAAAACGCACTTAAATCCTTGCTTAAAAGTGAATGCGAGTTAAATTTAAAAATGCAAATTTTAACACTTAGCAAGGAAAGTGCACAAGATTTTAAAAAATTAGCTTTTAAAAATGTAAAAACTCCTAAAAAAGCCTATATGAAAGACTTACTAAATGAGTTTCAAAATGAGCTAAAAGATAAAAAAATTCTTTATCTAAGAGCTAAAAAAGTATCCTTTGACTTAGCAAAGAAGGCAAAAAATTTAAATATAAAAGAAATAATAGCCTATGAAAATGTTTATAAAAAACATAGGATTAAAAACCTTGTAAGACCTTGTATTTTTATCTTTACTTCCTTTGATCTAGCCGATACTTTTTTAAAATACTATGAGATAAAAGATGATGATAAGATAGTAGCTATAGGCTCCAGCACTGCTTTAAGATTAAAAGAATTTAAAAACATATTTATAAGCAAAAAAGCCAATATAAAAGAATGCGTAAAACTTGCAAGAAAACTTGAAAAAATTAATTCTTAG
- a CDS encoding thiamine-binding protein, with translation MSVIMELCVFSISGSLSKSKEVKAILQAFDKRGIKYELNPMGTCVECKNMKKATKILRLASKSIDAQRFYIVAKFDCYKGRKKSMQDKVKSVKDDLSNISEGS, from the coding sequence ATGAGTGTTATAATGGAGCTTTGCGTATTTAGCATAAGTGGAAGTCTGTCAAAATCTAAAGAGGTAAAAGCTATATTACAAGCCTTTGATAAAAGGGGTATAAAATACGAGCTAAATCCTATGGGAACTTGCGTAGAATGTAAAAATATGAAAAAGGCTACAAAAATTTTAAGACTAGCAAGCAAAAGCATAGACGCACAAAGATTTTACATAGTGGCTAAATTTGACTGCTACAAGGGCAGAAAAAAGAGTATGCAAGATAAGGTAAAAAGCGTAAAAGATGATTTATCTAATATCAGCGAAGGCTCATAA
- a CDS encoding HAD family hydrolase, whose protein sequence is MQTTILFDLDGTLIDSTKAILNSFNFAFLDNKNKNYDKKKIKALIGISLDEIFKACAVDDVDKYISSYKKQYEKVYLEQSFLLPLVKEALSEAKSFAKLGVVTNKGGFFTAKLLKHLGIFDFFGTIITKDDVSKAKPDAEPINKALETLKQEKENAYLVGDTSIDAKAAKNANIKCVAVEPMYESKEELAKSGVFIAKNVLEAVLHIKNLEAK, encoded by the coding sequence ATGCAAACCACCATACTTTTTGATTTAGATGGCACTTTAATAGATTCAACCAAAGCCATACTAAATTCTTTTAACTTTGCTTTTTTAGATAACAAAAACAAAAACTACGATAAAAAAAAGATAAAAGCTTTAATAGGCATTAGCCTGGATGAAATTTTTAAAGCCTGTGCCGTTGATGATGTGGATAAATACATAAGCTCATATAAAAAACAATATGAAAAGGTTTATCTAGAGCAAAGCTTTCTTTTGCCGCTTGTAAAAGAGGCACTAAGCGAGGCAAAAAGCTTTGCTAAGCTGGGCGTAGTTACAAATAAGGGAGGATTTTTTACGGCAAAACTGCTAAAACACTTAGGAATTTTTGATTTTTTCGGCACTATAATAACTAAGGATGATGTAAGCAAGGCTAAACCTGACGCAGAACCTATAAATAAAGCTTTAGAAACGCTTAAGCAAGAAAAAGAAAATGCTTACTTAGTAGGCGATACAAGCATAGACGCAAAAGCGGCTAAAAATGCTAATATAAAATGCGTAGCCGTTGAGCCTATGTATGAGAGCAAAGAAGAGCTTGCAAAAAGCGGGGTTTTCATAGCTAAAAATGTCTTAGAAGCTGTTTTACATATAAAGAATTTGGAGGCAAAATGA
- a CDS encoding FtsW/RodA/SpoVE family cell cycle protein has protein sequence MFTHFDFVQVFLIIPIISVSFVLVYEASIFLAEKQLVYTIVGLLAFFICFILPIRKLAWLIPVVYWINIILLLSVDVFGVERLGAKRWLEVPFTHFTIQPSELFKPSFILMLAYLIYRNPPPKGGYKLKKFLELSFYILLPFFLIAAEPDLGTATILLIVGFGTLFIIGVNYKIWLSIFLIIGLSSPIIYTHFLKPYQKQRIHDFLSEEPSYQVQQSIIAIGNGGLSGKNIEEATQTHFKFLPISTSDFIFAYTVERFGFVGGAFVLALYMLLIFHLLSLNKKLKDDYFARVVTNCVALFIFIYVGVNVSMNIDLAPVVGVPLPFFSHGGSSFATFMIFFGILQNLITFRYFSVKEVIKIL, from the coding sequence ATGTTTACGCATTTTGACTTTGTGCAAGTTTTTTTAATAATACCTATAATATCCGTGTCCTTTGTTTTAGTCTATGAAGCTTCAATTTTCCTAGCTGAAAAACAACTTGTTTATACTATAGTTGGACTTTTGGCCTTTTTTATATGCTTTATACTGCCGATTAGAAAGCTAGCCTGGCTTATACCTGTGGTGTATTGGATAAATATAATCTTGCTTTTAAGCGTGGATGTTTTTGGAGTAGAAAGACTTGGCGCAAAAAGGTGGCTTGAAGTGCCATTTACTCACTTTACCATACAGCCATCAGAGCTTTTTAAACCCTCATTTATCCTTATGCTTGCGTATTTAATCTACAGAAATCCCCCACCAAAAGGCGGTTATAAGCTAAAAAAATTCCTAGAATTATCATTTTATATATTGCTACCTTTCTTTTTAATAGCTGCTGAGCCTGACTTAGGAACAGCCACAATCTTGCTTATAGTAGGCTTTGGTACGCTTTTTATAATAGGGGTAAATTATAAAATTTGGCTAAGCATTTTTTTGATAATAGGACTTAGCTCGCCGATAATCTACACGCATTTTTTAAAACCCTATCAAAAGCAAAGAATTCATGATTTCTTAAGCGAAGAACCAAGCTATCAAGTGCAACAATCAATCATAGCCATAGGCAACGGAGGCTTAAGCGGCAAAAACATAGAAGAAGCCACGCAAACGCATTTTAAATTCCTGCCTATCTCAACAAGTGATTTTATCTTTGCTTACACGGTTGAAAGATTTGGCTTTGTTGGCGGAGCCTTTGTTCTTGCCCTTTATATGCTTTTAATCTTTCATCTTTTAAGTTTAAATAAAAAGCTTAAGGATGATTATTTTGCAAGGGTTGTTACAAACTGTGTGGCACTTTTTATCTTCATTTATGTTGGAGTAAATGTCTCTATGAATATCGACTTAGCACCTGTTGTTGGTGTTCCTTTGCCCTTTTTTAGTCATGGGGGAAGCTCTTTTGCTACCTTTATGATTTTTTTTGGAATTTTGCAAAATTTAATCACATTTAGATATTTTTCGGTGAAAGAAGTTATTAAGATACTTTAA
- a CDS encoding RluA family pseudouridine synthase yields the protein MQKYIADEQSRVDVFLSKKLKISRNQIESLIKEQGILINDILHKKTSFKLKPNDVIKLKFPEKKELNQSFDVDFDVEILYEDEDILVLNKPPNLVVHGADTVREATLVDFLLQKNYSLSNLNGELRAGLLHRLDKGTSGAIVIAKNNEAHNFLAKQLLDKSMGRFYLALIDLPLKDDKMIVDKALLRSNSNRLKKTVPKEGLSLKGAKEAKSAFVNLLSENGVNLIAAKLFTGRTHQIRAHLESLNRHILGDALYGYKQESFKRVMLHAYFVYFIHPKSGEKLFVKAPLFDDFNQILMNFDKGILDEKLSLSYICSSFDSFI from the coding sequence ATGCAAAAATACATAGCAGATGAGCAAAGCAGAGTGGATGTTTTTTTAAGCAAAAAGTTGAAAATTAGTAGAAATCAAATTGAAAGCTTGATTAAAGAACAAGGAATTTTGATAAATGATATCTTGCACAAAAAAACATCTTTTAAGCTCAAGCCAAATGATGTTATAAAGCTTAAATTTCCGGAGAAAAAAGAGCTAAATCAAAGCTTTGATGTGGATTTTGATGTTGAAATTTTATATGAGGATGAGGATATTTTGGTTTTAAATAAGCCGCCAAATTTAGTGGTTCACGGGGCTGATACGGTTAGGGAGGCTACTTTGGTTGATTTTTTGCTTCAAAAAAACTACTCCTTATCAAATTTAAATGGAGAGCTAAGAGCTGGACTTTTGCACAGGCTTGATAAAGGCACTAGTGGGGCTATTGTTATAGCCAAAAATAACGAGGCCCATAATTTTTTAGCAAAGCAACTTTTGGATAAGAGCATGGGTAGATTTTATCTAGCATTAATTGATTTGCCACTAAAAGATGATAAAATGATAGTAGATAAGGCTTTGCTCAGATCAAATTCAAATAGACTTAAAAAAACAGTTCCAAAAGAAGGATTAAGCTTAAAAGGTGCTAAAGAGGCCAAATCAGCCTTTGTGAATTTGCTTAGTGAAAATGGCGTAAATTTAATAGCCGCAAAGCTTTTTACCGGTCGCACACATCAAATAAGAGCTCATTTAGAAAGCCTAAATCGCCACATTTTAGGCGATGCTTTGTATGGTTATAAACAAGAAAGCTTTAAAAGAGTGATGTTGCACGCGTATTTTGTGTATTTTATACATCCAAAAAGCGGCGAAAAACTCTTTGTAAAAGCTCCTTTATTTGATGATTTTAACCAAATTTTAATGAACTTTGACAAAGGAATTTTAGATGAAAAACTTTCTCTTTCTTACATATGCTCTAGTTTTGACAGTTTTATTTAA
- a CDS encoding fibronectin type III domain-containing protein, which translates to MKNFLFLTYALVLTVLFNACAAINTQKQTVVNENLPVINELKHISSINSVAFEWKSLYNEDIEGFYLYRGGEQDTNLELIATIKNKYKTHFVDTNLEPNTKYYYAMKSFNKEGHISKEGVVVEAKTSARIVSLPFVQALSGLPNKIKLIWRPHPDLRVHSYVIERADNMAEFKYLAEVKNRLSAEYIDENLKPNQNFQYRIFAKTFDGVYSESSEIVNSTTKDLPPQVHISSVSDSLPNVIRITWDNPEFKDLAYYKIYARSSILPFTNIAKTNNLYYEDVINEVGKSKEYKVTIVDKDGLESPMPSDAVRGSTLSAPAAPSIVASSFTGSAFVLSWVDNDDRARSYVIKRYGGVGDVEFKDIRDKSFTDTTITVGQNYRYEVIAIDEFNIASQPSKPVSISR; encoded by the coding sequence ATGAAAAACTTTCTCTTTCTTACATATGCTCTAGTTTTGACAGTTTTATTTAACGCTTGTGCTGCTATTAATACGCAAAAACAAACGGTTGTAAATGAGAATTTGCCGGTGATTAATGAGCTTAAGCACATAAGTTCTATAAATTCTGTTGCCTTTGAGTGGAAAAGCTTGTATAACGAAGACATAGAGGGCTTTTATCTTTATAGAGGCGGCGAACAAGATACAAATTTAGAGCTTATAGCCACTATAAAAAATAAATACAAGACACATTTTGTTGACACAAATTTAGAGCCAAACACGAAGTATTATTACGCTATGAAAAGCTTTAATAAAGAGGGGCACATATCAAAGGAAGGCGTTGTTGTGGAGGCTAAAACATCTGCACGCATAGTGTCTTTGCCTTTCGTTCAGGCCTTAAGTGGCTTGCCAAATAAAATCAAGCTTATATGGCGTCCGCACCCTGATTTAAGAGTGCATTCTTATGTTATAGAAAGGGCTGATAATATGGCTGAATTTAAATATTTAGCCGAGGTTAAAAACAGACTAAGTGCTGAATACATAGATGAGAATTTAAAGCCAAATCAAAATTTTCAGTATAGAATTTTTGCTAAAACCTTTGATGGTGTGTATTCTGAATCAAGTGAGATAGTAAATTCTACAACAAAAGATTTACCACCCCAGGTTCACATAAGCTCAGTTAGCGATTCCTTGCCTAATGTGATAAGAATTACTTGGGATAATCCTGAATTTAAGGATTTAGCTTATTATAAAATTTATGCAAGAAGCTCTATTTTGCCATTTACCAACATAGCAAAGACAAACAACCTATACTACGAGGATGTAATAAATGAAGTTGGCAAAAGTAAAGAATACAAAGTAACCATAGTCGATAAAGACGGGCTTGAAAGTCCTATGCCAAGCGATGCTGTAAGAGGAAGTACGCTTAGCGCTCCTGCTGCACCTAGCATAGTTGCAAGCTCTTTTACGGGCTCAGCTTTTGTGCTTTCTTGGGTGGATAATGATGATAGAGCTAGAAGCTATGTTATAAAACGATACGGTGGCGTGGGAGATGTTGAATTTAAGGATATAAGAGATAAAAGTTTTACGGACACCACTATAACTGTAGGGCAAAACTACAGATACGAAGTTATAGCCATAGATGAGTTTAATATAGCCTCACAGCCTTCAAAGCCTGTGTCTATATCTAGGTAA
- the trmB gene encoding tRNA (guanosine(46)-N7)-methyltransferase TrmB, which translates to MPNFKCKKIKDLNLPYKLDKLEFKWLCKNEHSSLLYTSFEGENFFVQILPKDNAFLIKSHKDTRLSKIGYIQKALLHFKEAFCEEVFNEANAVKKTRLLQKSPHIEDKIENFIKNYNSLKDPLIEIGFGSGRHLLYQAQKEQDKSVIGIEIYTKTIEQVAKLASSKNLNNVLLLKADARVLFSKLPSNSVTKIFLHFPVPWDKQPHRRIISKDFALECLRILKKDGVFELRTDSKEYFDFSLEILKESFKDLEVCKNEDIAIKSKYEDRWLRKEKDIYTIRAICNEQSKELVQEEFEISNLSFSKEKLCELAKNFTRLKFKGEDFFISLQELFKAEDFLVLKLDFGSFNKPQHSFLKLGQSCEFLFSKPLFTKENLRALKKLESILKSF; encoded by the coding sequence ATGCCAAATTTTAAGTGTAAAAAGATAAAGGATTTAAACTTACCTTACAAGCTGGATAAGCTTGAGTTTAAGTGGCTTTGTAAAAATGAGCACTCATCCTTGCTTTATACTAGCTTTGAAGGGGAGAATTTTTTTGTGCAAATTTTGCCGAAAGATAATGCCTTTTTGATTAAATCTCATAAAGACACTAGACTTTCAAAGATAGGCTATATACAAAAGGCTTTGCTGCACTTTAAAGAAGCCTTTTGCGAAGAGGTTTTTAACGAGGCAAATGCTGTAAAAAAAACTAGGCTTTTGCAAAAAAGTCCTCATATAGAAGATAAGATAGAAAATTTCATAAAAAATTATAATAGCTTAAAAGACCCTCTCATAGAAATAGGCTTTGGCTCTGGAAGACATCTTTTATATCAAGCACAAAAAGAGCAAGATAAAAGTGTAATAGGCATAGAAATTTACACAAAAACCATAGAGCAGGTTGCAAAACTAGCTTCTAGTAAAAATTTAAACAATGTCCTTTTGCTAAAAGCTGACGCTAGAGTACTTTTTTCAAAGCTTCCTTCAAATTCTGTAACTAAAATTTTTCTTCATTTTCCCGTGCCTTGGGATAAACAGCCACACAGACGCATAATCAGCAAGGATTTTGCCCTAGAATGCCTTAGAATTTTAAAAAAGGATGGTGTTTTTGAGCTAAGAACTGATAGTAAGGAGTATTTTGACTTTTCCTTAGAAATTTTAAAGGAAAGTTTTAAGGATTTAGAGGTATGCAAAAACGAGGACATAGCCATAAAAAGTAAGTATGAGGACAGATGGCTAAGAAAAGAAAAAGACATTTACACCATAAGAGCCATTTGCAATGAGCAAAGCAAAGAGCTTGTGCAAGAGGAATTTGAGATTTCAAACCTTTCTTTTTCTAAGGAAAAACTTTGTGAGCTAGCTAAGAATTTCACTAGGCTTAAATTTAAGGGAGAGGATTTTTTTATCTCCTTGCAAGAGCTTTTTAAGGCTGAGGATTTTTTGGTTTTAAAGCTTGATTTTGGTAGTTTTAACAAGCCTCAACACTCTTTTTTAAAGCTAGGGCAAAGTTGTGAGTTTTTATTTTCCAAGCCTCTTTTTACAAAGGAGAATTTAAGGGCTTTAAAAAAGCTAGAAAGTATCCTTAAGTCTTTTTAA
- the dsbD gene encoding protein-disulfide reductase DsbD, producing the protein MFLFTTIFANTLSIDEAFKLNLSSDESGVYAEFNIADDIYIYQNSIKVVLNGEDITELLNFPASVFEKNEHRYYKMLNIYISKLLIDNEFKGIKDLKLKISYQGCSLSGYCYRPLTKSYNLSLDDEIYKIQSLKKEAKSYENSFFSKDKNFFLIVLSFFLAGLLLCLSPCSLPMIPILSSIIIADKNKSKKRAFLLSFSYVFSMALAYALLGILTSILGFSLQVFLQKPLVVICLALIFVLLALSCFGLFSLSLPSKMQSFISQKTRGGSFMAVVIMGFLSVFVLSACMIAPLAAALLYIANTADILLGGLALFALGFGMGLPLLLLGFGFGFLKNSALIKKINIFFGFLMLYMALYLVSRFINEAYALLAYSILTAFFVSFIGLFDRVKNKLDKVFKAFLILVLFLAASLFFRGFELLFYKDELKTKSESLFTYANSLAEIKEILASSKAPVMLDFTASWCVNCKLLDNTTFKDKELKELLKEYKLVKIDLSEDTEQNRDIMKEFSVFAPPVLLFFKEGEKKLEIVGYISAKDLLKRLKDTF; encoded by the coding sequence TTGTTTCTTTTTACAACAATCTTTGCAAACACCTTAAGCATAGACGAGGCTTTTAAGCTAAATTTAAGCAGCGATGAAAGCGGGGTGTATGCTGAGTTTAATATAGCCGATGATATTTACATCTATCAAAATTCTATAAAAGTAGTTTTAAATGGCGAGGATATAACAGAGCTTTTAAATTTTCCAGCCTCTGTCTTTGAAAAAAACGAGCATAGATATTATAAAATGCTTAACATATACATATCAAAACTTTTAATAGACAATGAATTTAAAGGCATAAAAGACCTTAAGCTTAAAATTTCTTATCAGGGCTGTTCTTTAAGTGGGTACTGTTACAGACCTCTTACAAAAAGTTATAATTTAAGCCTTGATGATGAAATTTACAAGATACAAAGCTTAAAAAAAGAAGCTAAAAGCTATGAAAATTCATTTTTTAGCAAGGATAAAAATTTCTTTTTAATAGTCCTTAGTTTTTTTCTAGCGGGGCTTTTGCTTTGTCTAAGTCCTTGTTCCTTACCTATGATACCCATACTTTCATCCATAATCATAGCAGATAAAAACAAGAGCAAAAAAAGAGCCTTTTTACTCTCTTTTAGTTATGTTTTTTCTATGGCTTTAGCCTATGCTTTGCTTGGAATTTTAACAAGTATCTTAGGTTTTAGCTTACAAGTATTTTTACAAAAACCTCTAGTTGTGATATGCCTTGCCCTTATTTTTGTGCTTTTAGCCCTATCTTGCTTTGGGCTTTTTTCGCTTTCTTTGCCAAGCAAAATGCAAAGTTTCATAAGTCAAAAAACAAGGGGTGGAAGCTTTATGGCGGTGGTCATTATGGGCTTTTTATCGGTATTTGTTTTAAGTGCTTGTATGATAGCTCCCTTAGCTGCTGCACTTTTATACATAGCAAACACCGCAGATATTTTACTTGGAGGCCTTGCCCTTTTTGCACTTGGCTTTGGTATGGGGTTGCCTTTACTTTTGCTTGGCTTTGGCTTTGGCTTTTTAAAAAATTCAGCTCTCATAAAAAAGATAAATATCTTTTTTGGCTTTTTAATGCTTTATATGGCGCTTTATCTTGTATCAAGATTTATAAATGAGGCTTACGCCCTTTTAGCCTACTCTATCTTAACTGCCTTTTTTGTGAGCTTTATAGGGCTTTTTGACAGGGTTAAAAATAAGCTTGATAAAGTTTTTAAGGCTTTCTTGATACTGGTTTTATTTCTAGCAGCAAGCCTTTTTTTTAGGGGCTTTGAGCTTTTATTTTACAAGGATGAGCTTAAAACTAAGAGCGAAAGTCTTTTTACCTACGCAAATTCACTAGCTGAGATAAAGGAAATTTTAGCTAGTTCTAAAGCTCCTGTTATGCTTGATTTTACAGCTTCTTGGTGCGTAAATTGTAAGCTTTTAGACAATACAACCTTTAAGGATAAAGAATTAAAAGAGCTTTTAAAAGAATATAAGCTTGTTAAGATTGATTTAAGCGAGGATACAGAGCAAAACAGGGATATAATGAAAGAATTTTCAGTCTTTGCTCCCCCTGTTTTGCTTTTCTTTAAAGAAGGAGAAAAAAAGCTTGAAATAGTTGGCTACATAAGCGCAAAGGATCTTTTAAAAAGACTTAAGGATACTTTCTAG